One region of Marivirga arenosa genomic DNA includes:
- a CDS encoding DegT/DnrJ/EryC1/StrS family aminotransferase, translating into MIPVTKPYLPSSERYKELIDGVFQRQWLTNSGPLVNELELKLKGSLALKHLLLVSNGTIALQIAIKALELTGEIITTPFSYVATTSSIVWENCTPVYVDIDEHSLNIDPTKIEAVISDKTTAILATHCFGNACDIETIDEIARKHKLKVIYDAAHCYGTKYNGKSIFEFGDISTCSLHATKIMHSVEGGLLVTKDPNLLKIMAHMRNFGHDGPEKFNGVGINGKNSEFHAAMGLAVLESIGGILMKRKEQSEYYKHVLDGMNVKYPVINPKCDYNYSYFPVIFSSEEVCLRSKQELENKNIYPRRYFYPSLDALSYVKKGDTKFSNDISKRILCLPLYHELTKEEQFMIARILKRTERYG; encoded by the coding sequence ATGATACCAGTTACAAAACCATATTTGCCCTCTTCTGAGAGATATAAAGAATTAATTGATGGTGTTTTCCAGAGACAATGGCTTACCAACAGTGGTCCTTTAGTAAATGAATTAGAGCTAAAACTAAAAGGGTCTTTAGCACTAAAACATTTGTTATTAGTTAGTAATGGAACAATTGCACTTCAAATTGCTATAAAAGCTCTTGAGCTAACAGGTGAAATAATCACAACACCTTTTTCATATGTAGCTACTACAAGCAGTATTGTTTGGGAAAATTGTACTCCAGTATACGTTGATATCGATGAACATAGTTTAAATATTGATCCAACTAAGATTGAAGCAGTCATCTCAGATAAAACAACAGCTATCTTGGCAACACATTGTTTTGGAAATGCATGTGATATTGAGACGATTGATGAAATAGCAAGGAAACACAAATTGAAAGTCATTTATGATGCCGCGCATTGCTATGGAACAAAATATAATGGTAAAAGTATATTTGAATTTGGTGACATAAGTACATGTAGTCTGCATGCAACTAAGATTATGCACTCAGTCGAAGGCGGGCTTTTGGTTACTAAGGACCCCAATCTATTAAAGATAATGGCTCACATGCGTAACTTTGGTCATGACGGACCTGAAAAATTTAATGGAGTAGGTATTAATGGTAAAAACTCAGAATTCCATGCTGCAATGGGACTGGCAGTGCTTGAAAGTATAGGAGGGATTCTTATGAAGAGAAAGGAACAGTCAGAATATTATAAGCATGTATTGGATGGTATGAATGTGAAATACCCTGTTATTAACCCTAAATGTGATTACAATTATTCTTACTTCCCAGTGATATTTAGTAGTGAAGAGGTATGTTTGCGCTCTAAACAAGAGCTTGAAAACAAAAATATCTATCCTCGTAGATACTTTTATCCTTCTTTAGATGCCTTGTCATATGTGAAGAAAGGTGATACTAAATTTTCAAATGATATTTCAAAACGAATTCTGTGCTTGCCTTTGTACCATGAACTTACGAAAGAAGAGCAATTTATGATTGCTAGGATTTTGAAAAGAACTGAGAGGTATGGTTGA
- a CDS encoding sulfotransferase family protein: MVDLTRFFILGNPRSGTSLFRLMLNMHPNIVVPPESGFLHWWSTKYNNWSQSDNTSRIDEYLEDLMSSKKFETWGVDKKKLKYYLISNRPKNYLELTSLVYLFYKGDERVKLVGDKNNYYVSHINDLLKIWPDAFFLHIVRDVRDVYSSYKDLNELQTTSAYKPELSTNPEDVVKEWLANNENIESLSSSFPDRYYLIKYEDIISDPLKTLSALCDFLGIKFSDEMLNYHLKEGKKFIEPEGTLDWKKKTRDKLDTNNIGRYKRSLSGSVINLIEELSMQKLKAYGYEKS, translated from the coding sequence ATGGTTGATTTAACACGTTTTTTTATCCTTGGTAATCCGAGATCTGGCACTTCATTGTTCAGACTCATGTTAAATATGCATCCTAATATTGTAGTGCCTCCTGAGTCAGGCTTTTTACATTGGTGGTCAACTAAATATAATAATTGGTCACAAAGTGATAATACATCTAGAATAGACGAGTATTTAGAAGACCTGATGAGTAGTAAAAAGTTTGAGACATGGGGGGTAGATAAAAAGAAATTAAAGTATTATCTAATTTCAAATAGGCCAAAAAATTATCTTGAATTAACTAGTTTGGTCTATCTCTTTTACAAGGGAGATGAACGAGTAAAACTGGTGGGGGATAAAAATAATTATTATGTGAGCCACATCAACGATCTTTTAAAAATATGGCCCGATGCCTTTTTTTTACATATAGTTCGTGACGTTCGAGATGTCTATTCTTCATATAAGGATTTAAATGAACTTCAAACGACTTCTGCATATAAGCCAGAGCTTTCAACTAATCCAGAAGATGTAGTGAAAGAATGGCTGGCTAATAATGAGAATATTGAGTCATTGTCTAGTTCTTTTCCTGATCGTTATTATCTTATTAAATATGAAGATATAATTAGTGATCCACTAAAGACACTTAGTGCTCTATGCGATTTCTTAGGAATCAAATTTTCAGATGAGATGCTTAATTATCATTTGAAGGAAGGCAAAAAGTTTATAGAACCAGAGGGAACTTTAGATTGGAAAAAGAAAACCCGTGATAAGCTAGATACAAATAATATAGGAAGATATAAAAGATCTCTATCTGGATCAGTTATCAACTTAATAGAAGAATTATCTATGCAAAAATTAAAAGCATATGGATATGAAAAATCATGA
- a CDS encoding glycosyltransferase produces MKNHELPVVSVRLMTYDHGPFIKEALDGILMQETNFNVEVVIGDDFSTDNTVNIIREYQDTEKIKIKLLQREHGDDYSVNREKLGRLYNFYDILKNCKGKYIALLDGDDFWTDKYKLQKQFDFLENNDKYIACFHDVKVVNEKSEVVRENKFKKISLHDYKAELLTRGRVLPVLSVMFRNVTDELPEEFIHGGLGDKFLSSFLGNFGDAKYMNNIQPSAYRVGNQGVWSQKDLIHKKKLNLMTVYQLWRYYDRIGKKENAEILFNNLVIQGYRLYPYLPSNSFLVKIEKLIMKINYNFFKSLKFPNRLLLKLKLWKNQ; encoded by the coding sequence ATGAAAAATCATGAGTTACCTGTGGTAAGCGTAAGGCTAATGACCTATGATCATGGGCCGTTTATTAAGGAGGCATTAGATGGAATCCTTATGCAGGAAACTAACTTTAATGTTGAAGTTGTAATTGGGGATGATTTTTCAACTGATAATACAGTAAATATTATTAGAGAATATCAAGACACAGAGAAAATCAAAATTAAATTACTTCAGAGAGAACATGGAGATGATTACTCTGTCAATAGAGAAAAATTGGGACGACTTTATAATTTTTATGATATACTAAAGAATTGTAAAGGTAAATATATAGCCTTATTGGACGGAGATGACTTTTGGACCGATAAATATAAGCTACAAAAGCAATTCGATTTTCTTGAAAATAATGATAAATACATTGCCTGCTTTCATGATGTGAAAGTAGTCAATGAAAAAAGCGAAGTGGTTCGAGAAAATAAGTTTAAGAAGATTAGTTTGCATGACTATAAAGCTGAGCTTTTGACTAGGGGTAGGGTGTTACCGGTCTTGTCGGTGATGTTTCGGAATGTCACTGATGAACTACCAGAAGAATTTATCCATGGTGGCCTAGGTGATAAGTTTCTTTCCTCCTTTTTAGGTAACTTTGGTGATGCGAAGTATATGAATAATATTCAGCCTTCGGCTTATCGAGTGGGAAATCAGGGAGTATGGTCACAAAAGGATTTGATTCATAAGAAGAAGTTGAATCTGATGACGGTATATCAATTATGGAGATATTATGATAGGATAGGTAAAAAAGAAAATGCAGAAATTTTATTTAACAATTTGGTAATTCAAGGATACCGTTTATACCCGTATTTACCTTCCAACTCCTTTCTAGTTAAGATTGAAAAGTTAATAATGAAAATCAACTACAATTTTTTTAAATCTTTAAAATTTCCAAATAGACTTTTACTTAAATTGAAATTATGGAAAAATCAATGA
- a CDS encoding aldolase catalytic domain-containing protein, whose protein sequence is MEKSMNDFLILDCTLRDGGYYTNWDFDKELVETYFESFNQLPAEYLEIGYRSIPMNNYLGEYFYCPVFVMEQAKEWSDKKLVIILNEKDIRKEHVKDLLSPCLGLITMVRLAIDPLNFTRALGLAEAVKSLGFEVGFNVMYMSTWQDQKDFLNQIQEVTGLADYFYMVDSFGGVYPEDVKDTFDLVRSKTDAKIGFHGHNNLELALVNTLTALECGADIVDATVTGMGRGAGNLKTELLLTALNAKSGLEVDFNSLSNVVSAFENLQKQHEWGTNLPYMVSGANSLPQKEVMNWVTQRFYSFNSIIRALQNQKDNQKDNQKLSLFEPQKSFDNVVVVGGGPNAALHSDAVMEFINRNENVCIIHASSKNAGYYKELKVQQYFCLVGSEGHRLEKVFDDLGGFSGQCVLPPFPRKMGTYIPQALEGKSFELKEITITDLVKDAHTVLALQTALSLNAQNIYFVGYDGYQEGYITKTELVLSEENECIFEDFQKNTGLKITSLTPTHYRKLNVESIYSLLQ, encoded by the coding sequence ATGGAAAAATCAATGAATGATTTTCTTATCCTAGACTGTACGCTTCGTGATGGTGGTTATTATACAAATTGGGATTTTGATAAAGAATTAGTAGAGACTTATTTCGAATCTTTTAATCAATTACCTGCTGAATATTTGGAAATTGGTTATAGAAGTATTCCAATGAATAATTACCTAGGGGAGTATTTTTATTGTCCTGTTTTTGTGATGGAGCAAGCAAAGGAGTGGTCCGATAAAAAATTGGTCATTATTTTGAATGAAAAAGATATTCGCAAAGAACACGTAAAGGATTTATTATCTCCCTGTTTAGGCCTAATCACTATGGTGAGACTGGCTATTGATCCCCTTAACTTTACTCGTGCTCTAGGTTTAGCAGAAGCAGTGAAAAGTCTAGGCTTTGAAGTCGGTTTTAATGTAATGTACATGTCAACTTGGCAAGATCAGAAAGATTTTCTGAATCAAATTCAAGAAGTTACTGGCTTGGCAGACTATTTTTATATGGTCGATTCATTTGGCGGGGTTTATCCGGAAGACGTAAAGGATACTTTTGATTTAGTGCGATCTAAAACTGACGCCAAAATTGGTTTTCACGGCCATAATAATTTGGAATTGGCTTTGGTCAATACCTTAACTGCTTTGGAATGTGGAGCGGATATTGTCGATGCCACGGTAACGGGCATGGGTAGAGGGGCAGGGAATTTAAAAACGGAATTATTATTAACAGCACTTAATGCGAAATCAGGATTAGAAGTGGATTTTAATAGTTTAAGCAATGTGGTTTCAGCTTTTGAAAATTTGCAGAAGCAACATGAATGGGGTACTAATCTACCTTATATGGTTTCGGGTGCTAATTCCCTTCCTCAAAAAGAGGTGATGAATTGGGTAACTCAACGATTTTATTCATTTAATAGCATAATTAGAGCACTACAAAATCAAAAAGATAACCAAAAGGATAATCAAAAATTAAGTCTTTTTGAACCTCAGAAATCATTTGATAATGTTGTAGTAGTAGGAGGAGGTCCTAATGCAGCATTACATTCTGACGCAGTAATGGAATTCATAAATCGTAATGAAAATGTTTGCATCATCCATGCAAGTAGTAAAAATGCAGGCTACTACAAAGAATTAAAAGTACAACAGTATTTTTGTTTGGTGGGTAGCGAAGGTCATCGTTTAGAAAAAGTCTTTGATGATTTAGGCGGATTTTCAGGGCAATGTGTACTGCCTCCTTTTCCTCGAAAAATGGGAACCTATATTCCCCAGGCATTGGAAGGAAAAAGTTTTGAACTAAAAGAAATTACCATTACGGATTTAGTGAAAGATGCCCATACAGTTTTGGCATTACAGACTGCGTTGAGTTTAAATGCTCAAAATATTTACTTTGTAGGTTATGATGGTTATCAAGAAGGGTATATTACTAAAACAGAACTGGTATTATCTGAAGAAAATGAATGTATTTTTGAAGATTTCCAAAAGAATACAGGTTTAAAAATAACTTCTTTAACACCTACGCATTACAGAAAGCTTAATGTTGAATCCATTTATTCTTTATTGCAGTGA
- a CDS encoding acylneuraminate cytidylyltransferase family protein, translated as MNNQVTFFLPIRKGSQRVKNKNTRTFAGIEGGLVRLKLEQLLKSTRIDQIVLSTNDEVSMEIAKNLDSSESKIKVVPRPEELCLDITSLSELIKYVPTIIKKGHILWGHATTPFATAEVYDQVVDQYFNQIKNGYDSLITILELQNFILNKEAKIINYEHSEGKWPRTQDLPVLYEVNHAVFMTSRVIYLNNLDRIGSKPYLFTQNKIESFDIDWEEDFLIAEAIYDKLYRN; from the coding sequence ATGAATAATCAAGTCACTTTTTTCTTACCTATCCGAAAAGGAAGCCAAAGAGTAAAAAACAAAAACACCCGCACCTTCGCAGGCATAGAAGGAGGTTTGGTGAGGCTTAAACTGGAACAATTGCTAAAATCTACAAGAATTGATCAAATTGTACTTTCTACGAATGATGAAGTGAGTATGGAGATTGCAAAAAATTTAGATTCATCAGAATCCAAAATTAAGGTAGTCCCCAGACCTGAGGAATTATGTTTAGATATTACCTCTTTAAGTGAATTAATTAAATATGTACCCACTATCATTAAGAAAGGTCATATTTTGTGGGGGCATGCAACCACACCTTTTGCCACAGCTGAAGTTTATGATCAAGTAGTTGATCAATATTTTAATCAAATTAAAAATGGCTATGATTCATTGATTACTATTTTGGAATTGCAAAACTTTATCTTGAATAAAGAAGCTAAAATTATAAATTACGAACATTCAGAGGGAAAATGGCCAAGAACGCAGGATTTACCTGTTTTGTATGAAGTGAATCATGCTGTATTTATGACATCCAGAGTCATCTATCTTAATAACTTAGATAGAATTGGAAGTAAACCTTATTTATTCACCCAAAATAAAATAGAATCCTTTGATATTGATTGGGAGGAAGATTTTTTAATTGCAGAAGCCATTTATGATAAACTTTACAGGAATTAA
- a CDS encoding HAD family hydrolase, producing the protein MINFTGIKTIFWDFDGVIMDSMPIRDQGFIEILKDYPEDLVTQLLAYHKANGGLSRYVKFRYFFEEILKEKVSDAEVEQLANKFSTIMLKKLKNPDFLINQTVKFIQEHHENYQMFIVSGSEQSELREICKSVGIAKYFKGIFGSPTPKNQLVKNLIKKENINASKAILIGDSINDFEAAKVNKITFYGFNNPELKSVSLNYIQNFKEI; encoded by the coding sequence ATGATAAACTTTACAGGAATTAAAACTATCTTTTGGGATTTTGATGGGGTCATAATGGATTCCATGCCGATAAGAGACCAAGGATTCATAGAGATCTTAAAGGATTATCCTGAAGATCTAGTCACTCAATTGCTTGCTTATCATAAAGCCAATGGAGGTTTATCTCGTTATGTAAAATTCAGATATTTTTTTGAAGAGATTCTAAAAGAAAAAGTAAGTGATGCAGAAGTCGAACAATTGGCAAATAAGTTTTCTACTATAATGCTTAAAAAGTTAAAGAATCCGGATTTTCTGATTAATCAAACCGTAAAATTTATTCAAGAGCATCATGAAAACTATCAAATGTTTATTGTTTCTGGCTCTGAACAGTCGGAGTTAAGAGAGATATGTAAATCTGTAGGGATAGCTAAATATTTCAAAGGAATATTTGGCTCTCCAACTCCTAAAAATCAGTTGGTTAAGAATTTAATTAAAAAGGAAAATATAAATGCTTCAAAAGCAATTTTAATAGGGGATTCAATTAATGATTTTGAGGCAGCAAAGGTAAATAAAATTACTTTTTACGGATTTAATAATCCTGAATTGAAATCAGTTTCATTAAATTATATTCAGAATTTTAAAGAGATATGA
- a CDS encoding glycosyltransferase family 29 protein, with product MIKILKAVIGLIIMPFRIRIFRPDKIFYNKKIAVVGPADSAFDHQNGNLIDTYDFVIRLNKALVAWNPDNKKYLGTKTDILFHNFYENMDSGGGGPLDWNLFKKFGVQFLIQPRYDKKGFQLMFNYFKKYVNTKEIIYVFPKSFYNEVIDKFQNYHPTRGFYALNSVLKADCSEILITGFTFFKTPYAKGYRDNIRDMEANKKHIKNQGLHNVEMEYYNFLQLLEKTSIDKILVDQKLYAIIENDSPQIAKKLKIIN from the coding sequence ATGATTAAGATTTTAAAGGCTGTTATTGGTCTGATAATAATGCCATTTAGGATCCGAATTTTTAGGCCTGATAAGATATTTTATAATAAAAAAATAGCTGTAGTTGGCCCAGCAGATTCAGCATTTGATCATCAAAACGGAAACCTTATTGATACTTACGATTTTGTAATAAGATTGAATAAAGCTTTGGTTGCATGGAATCCAGATAATAAAAAATATTTGGGTACTAAAACAGATATTTTGTTTCATAATTTTTACGAAAATATGGATTCAGGTGGTGGTGGACCTTTAGACTGGAATCTATTTAAAAAATTTGGAGTTCAATTTCTTATTCAACCCCGTTATGATAAGAAAGGCTTTCAATTGATGTTTAATTATTTTAAAAAATATGTGAATACTAAAGAAATTATATATGTTTTCCCTAAGAGCTTCTATAATGAGGTGATTGATAAATTTCAGAATTATCATCCAACCAGAGGATTTTATGCACTTAATTCAGTATTAAAAGCTGATTGCTCAGAAATATTAATTACAGGCTTCACATTTTTTAAAACACCTTATGCTAAAGGATATAGAGATAATATTCGTGATATGGAAGCCAACAAGAAGCATATAAAAAATCAAGGTTTACATAATGTAGAAATGGAGTATTATAATTTTCTTCAGCTATTAGAGAAAACATCGATTGATAAAATACTAGTTGATCAGAAACTTTATGCAATCATTGAAAATGATTCACCCCAAATAGCTAAGAAGCTTAAAATTATAAATTAA
- a CDS encoding polysaccharide pyruvyl transferase family protein has translation MYKNNIYLDNIKEQQSLLYNCIGLFLKKGLKVALLDFPNHNNVGDNAIWLGEKEALKKLGVEVVYQCDIYTYSEKALRKQLNKGGIVLLHGGGNLGSVWPEHQMFREKIIKTLPDMNIIQLPQSVYFDNENGKQQFGEIARAHPTLNILVRDKVSFDILNDLNLKVKLCPDMAFALGPLASSGKSKVDAVWLARTDHESAGYSLARSNFKIEKLDWLMGEPGRYYSKFSPKVTVRIRRLVQKIFRNSSFTRNNLWKINAKAFDLLAQRRLNRGIRILSRGKMVITDRLHGHIISTLLGKPQILFDNHYKKIGNYRECFEHNHEAIFYDLDIKDDLEKEISNLLTNSDRINHD, from the coding sequence ATGTATAAAAACAATATCTACTTAGATAATATAAAAGAGCAACAAAGTTTATTATACAACTGTATTGGTCTTTTTTTAAAGAAAGGATTGAAAGTTGCTTTACTAGATTTTCCAAATCACAACAATGTAGGCGATAATGCAATTTGGCTGGGTGAAAAAGAGGCGTTAAAAAAATTAGGAGTAGAGGTAGTTTATCAATGTGATATTTACACCTATTCTGAAAAAGCCTTACGCAAGCAGTTAAACAAAGGAGGAATAGTGTTGCTTCATGGTGGTGGAAATTTAGGAAGTGTCTGGCCGGAGCATCAAATGTTTAGGGAGAAAATAATTAAGACTTTGCCTGATATGAATATTATTCAATTACCCCAAAGTGTATATTTCGATAATGAAAATGGAAAGCAACAGTTTGGGGAAATTGCACGAGCACACCCAACACTCAATATTTTGGTAAGAGATAAGGTAAGCTTTGATATTTTAAATGATTTAAATTTAAAAGTAAAACTCTGTCCCGATATGGCATTTGCTTTAGGCCCCCTAGCTAGTAGTGGCAAATCAAAGGTAGATGCGGTTTGGTTGGCAAGAACTGACCACGAATCTGCTGGCTACAGCTTAGCAAGGTCAAATTTTAAAATAGAAAAACTCGATTGGTTAATGGGAGAGCCCGGGCGATATTATTCTAAGTTTAGCCCTAAAGTTACTGTTCGTATAAGAAGGTTAGTTCAAAAAATATTTAGGAACTCATCATTTACTCGTAATAATTTATGGAAAATTAATGCTAAGGCTTTTGATCTTTTGGCGCAAAGAAGATTAAATCGAGGTATTCGTATTTTAAGTAGAGGTAAAATGGTAATTACAGATAGATTACATGGACATATCATCTCCACTTTATTGGGGAAACCTCAAATACTATTTGATAATCATTATAAAAAAATAGGGAATTATAGAGAATGTTTTGAGCATAATCACGAAGCAATTTTTTACGATCTTGATATTAAGGATGATTTAGAAAAGGAAATATCTAATCTTTTGACCAATTCCGACCGTATTAATCATGACTAA
- a CDS encoding glycosyltransferase, with protein sequence MTKIQTVLPLFVPSFNRLKADAVWVTIANWAEGFEDKYGSAHVIAGTNKYLSNEIRAKCFSKSSGKQTEKKVSRFRKSILAKLAETFIKDLRWYYEEIKSTDIELEQFKNAPFIWQHHDLFQTKGLKIAKKLGKPSVLFVDAPYVWEAKKWGVNRLGWEWFSKKWGDAKPLNMADLVLVVSEEVKQAVIDLGVNENKILITPCTVSTKRFNVNDATELRKSLDLENEFVIGWVGSFRKFHSLNLLLDAFQQISSSISNAKLLLVGDGPERYRLAERVEELGLIKRVIFTGNVPHNEVNAYIGSFDIAILPSESYSGFHYSPLKLREFFAAGVPVVASAVGDVKNVIEQSDGGWLVPPSSKDEIANMIQKIESNRKELQAASLNAKKYAANEMGISKQIQMIEDYFGISS encoded by the coding sequence ATGACTAAGATTCAAACAGTCCTTCCATTATTTGTACCCAGTTTTAACAGACTTAAAGCCGATGCCGTTTGGGTAACAATAGCGAACTGGGCAGAAGGATTTGAAGACAAATATGGAAGCGCTCACGTAATAGCTGGAACTAATAAATATTTATCAAACGAAATTAGAGCAAAATGTTTTTCTAAAAGCTCAGGGAAACAAACAGAAAAAAAAGTAAGCAGATTTCGTAAATCAATTTTAGCAAAGTTAGCAGAGACATTTATAAAAGATTTACGTTGGTATTACGAAGAAATTAAATCTACTGATATTGAATTAGAACAATTCAAAAATGCCCCATTTATTTGGCAGCACCATGATCTCTTTCAAACAAAAGGCTTGAAGATAGCTAAAAAGTTAGGGAAGCCTTCTGTACTTTTTGTAGATGCACCTTATGTCTGGGAAGCAAAAAAATGGGGGGTGAATCGCCTGGGTTGGGAGTGGTTCTCAAAGAAATGGGGTGACGCTAAGCCATTAAATATGGCCGATTTGGTGCTGGTTGTAAGTGAAGAAGTAAAACAAGCGGTAATAGATTTAGGTGTAAATGAAAATAAAATTTTAATTACACCTTGTACAGTTTCTACCAAAAGGTTTAATGTAAATGATGCTACAGAGTTAAGAAAGTCCTTAGATTTAGAAAATGAATTCGTAATAGGATGGGTTGGAAGTTTTCGTAAATTTCATAGTTTGAATTTATTGCTTGATGCATTTCAACAAATATCTTCTTCTATTTCGAACGCTAAGTTATTATTAGTTGGAGATGGTCCTGAACGGTATAGATTGGCTGAAAGAGTGGAAGAGTTAGGTTTAATAAAACGAGTTATATTTACTGGAAATGTACCTCATAATGAAGTGAATGCTTATATAGGCAGTTTTGATATTGCCATTTTACCCTCTGAATCTTATTCAGGATTTCATTATTCACCCTTAAAACTCCGTGAATTTTTTGCGGCTGGTGTACCTGTAGTTGCTTCGGCTGTTGGTGATGTTAAGAATGTAATAGAGCAAAGTGATGGTGGATGGTTAGTACCACCTTCGTCTAAAGATGAAATAGCCAATATGATTCAAAAGATTGAATCCAATCGTAAAGAATTGCAAGCAGCTTCATTGAATGCAAAAAAATACGCTGCTAACGAAATGGGAATCTCCAAGCAAATTCAAATGATTGAGGACTATTTTGGGATAAGTTCATAA
- a CDS encoding glycosyltransferase family 4 protein: MKILQIIQKPQLRGAEIFACQLSVELKGLEHAVNVLYLFGNENQKLEYNLNFQALLATQSKRFWDFKAYKKLAHIVEKGNYDIVQANAGDTLKYAAISKRLYNWKAQLVFRNANKMSAFIQSKPHLWLNQFFLSQMDYAISVSENCRQDLIQIYPKAKDISLTGTIGTFNFDHLNAIKRSSENKVWINVGSFVKEKNHGFLLEIFAEYLKDNQENELWLIGDGKLRTELEEQAKNLGIQQNVKFLGYQNNAVEYIKAADIMVMPSKIEGLPGVILEALSCGVPVIASNVGGIPEVVHNEQNGYVIEEFDKPSYISKIKKVLNDQKLTEKMSQNARKLIQEEFLMPKIAKRFESIYKEIIA; this comes from the coding sequence TTGAAAATACTTCAAATCATACAAAAACCTCAGTTAAGAGGAGCTGAAATTTTTGCTTGCCAATTATCAGTGGAGTTAAAAGGTCTAGAGCATGCCGTTAATGTCCTATATCTCTTTGGAAATGAGAATCAAAAGTTAGAATATAATTTAAATTTCCAAGCACTCTTAGCTACTCAGAGCAAAAGATTTTGGGATTTTAAAGCCTATAAAAAGCTTGCCCATATAGTTGAAAAAGGGAATTATGATATAGTGCAGGCTAATGCAGGAGATACTCTGAAATATGCTGCTATTTCTAAACGCCTTTATAATTGGAAAGCTCAATTGGTGTTTAGAAATGCTAATAAAATGTCTGCTTTTATTCAGTCTAAACCTCATTTATGGTTGAATCAATTCTTCTTGAGCCAAATGGATTATGCTATTTCCGTTAGTGAAAATTGCAGACAGGATTTAATACAAATATATCCTAAAGCTAAAGATATTTCTTTAACGGGCACTATAGGTACTTTTAACTTTGATCATCTTAACGCAATAAAAAGGTCTTCTGAAAATAAAGTTTGGATCAATGTAGGTTCATTTGTTAAAGAAAAGAATCATGGATTTCTTTTAGAAATTTTTGCTGAATATTTAAAAGATAATCAAGAAAATGAATTGTGGTTGATAGGGGACGGGAAGCTAAGAACAGAATTAGAGGAACAAGCCAAAAATCTAGGAATACAGCAAAATGTTAAATTCCTAGGCTATCAAAATAATGCAGTAGAATATATCAAAGCCGCTGATATTATGGTGATGCCTTCCAAAATTGAAGGTTTGCCAGGGGTAATTTTGGAAGCATTGTCTTGTGGTGTTCCAGTAATAGCATCGAATGTAGGTGGAATACCTGAAGTAGTGCATAATGAACAAAATGGGTATGTAATCGAAGAGTTCGATAAACCGAGCTATATCTCCAAAATTAAGAAAGTATTGAATGACCAAAAACTAACAGAAAAAATGAGCCAAAATGCCCGAAAACTCATCCAAGAAGAATTCCTCATGCCAAAAATAGCGAAACGCTTCGAATCGATCTACAAAGAAATAATAGCCTAA